GCCACCATCAAAAGCATCAGAGGGTTGAAAATCGATACAAACAGGGGTCCCCTTGCCCTTACACCCCAAGCTACCAACGTAAACATTACTCCTGATGCCAATATTCCCTACATCACCGCAACAAACACACTCAGCTCTCTCCATTAAATCCTCAATCAATCAAGAGAAAagcattaaaagaaaaaaaaaaaaaaaaaaaaaaaaattcaatctcCTTCGTCCAATCAGAATCCCATACATACCGAGTAAGCTACAGTCAAAAGCCTGATGTTCCATCCAAGCTTCCACTCCTCCCACTTCTGATCAACGCAAATAGCTAATATGGCGCTTTGTACGGACCCCATCAAGCACATCAGAGCCGTGCTTGATAAGGGACAAGGGTACCTCTCGCTCATCTTAGTCTACAAAATCAACGGCAGGCATAAATTAAAGGAAGGACGGGAATTCCAAATCAGTGGAGGTGATGAATTAATTGCATGTTTGTTATAAAATCACACCTGAATAATCAACCAGATTGCATAACACCAACAGCAACCAAAGGCTAGGATTGATCCCAATGCGCGATTACCAGCAGCAGCGTGTGTAGTTGCTCCAGCATTACCGAGTCCACGTGTAAGGTCAATATTCGTCGACCAGATGATGACCTCATGTCCTTTGTAGAGTGTCATCACCATTGCCCCTCCTATACCTATGGCCGTCCCCACCAGCTTTGCTTTCCCTGCTATCGTCTTAATCCCCAGTCTCTCCATCCTTGGTTACATTAGTCAAACCCATCAACGGTCATGATTTAATCTCCATCAcacaatattattattattattaagggatttgaaaaaagaaaaaaaaaaaaaaaaaaaaaaaagaatcacagCTAAGAGATAGGTTATGGCTGGAACAAGATTTGGAACAAGATTTATCATGGCCGCTGCAAATGTCATTGATGTTAAGTTTAAACTTAACAAATATAGATTCTGAGCCAGCGTTCCCCTAAAACTCGATcatcaataaaaagaaaagagtccAAATTAATTTAATTCTGAATTCAGTTCTCAGGAATTTAAACCACATTAATGGTGTACTAACTGAAGAACAACAGTTTTGAATCGATGGATCGATATATTGACGTACAAGAATGATCTGACTTACCCAAGAAACCCAGAAAGAAATGCTTGAAAGGCGACCATCCACGTTAACTTTGGTCTTCTTTTCCTGTAAGCAAGAACATGTCCAAGAACAGATTAGCTAGGGAAGTCCTCTGGATCGATCATTAATTAGATAAACTCTCatgcattaattaattaattcattcTTTGCAGTAGTAGCTAGCTAGTGACTGACtcatattattaattattaattattgatCTGATGTTAGTGTTGGTGGCCGGGGAAGGAATTGAAATGGAATGCAATAGCAGAGAAGCTAGCTGCGTACGTACCTTTCAATGAAGAAAGCAAAGGGAGCCAAGAAAATGAAAGCGAACATATATCTGTATGCGACTAAAACTCTCGTATCCATTCCATCTACGGTTGAAAGCTTATAGAAGACATTGAGCCCAGCAGAGATGGCCTgaaccatcaccatcaccaacgCCGGTTTCAACCCATGAAGGAATTTGCAGAGATCACTAGCTTCCATCGTTTTCCAGCGCAGTGCAAAGTTGAAGAAACAATATTCAAACAACCAACCTTCCTTCTCACTAGCTATAACTGAAATACAGATTTaattttaaagaagaagaagaagaaagatagagaTCATTcagatatagagagagagagagagagagagagggagagagagagagagagataaagatagagaaaaaaagataaataagaGGAAAGATGATGACGGAGGGTGAGGGAGCGAACAAAttaatcaagaagaagatataaTAAGTAGTCTTGCTGTATCCACAGGGGAGTTATATTTATAAGCTCTACTACGGAAAAGAAGAGTTAGAAAGAGACAGTTAGTTGAGAAGAGAACATTGGAACTTTGAAGAGGAGGTAGTAGGGGCAGTTATTGTAATTAAGTTCCCATTGTTGCGCTATTTCCCAACGTCACCCAATTAAGTAAAAAGTCTGGTTCATACACGTGTCATGGTGAGCTTAGACACGTGCGTACAAGTCTTCTGGGTCCCTCACGCCATGTGTACATGGTCAAACTGCCGTCAACTTGATTTCTCTCAGAACAGACCAGCCCTAATCAGATCAGATCGACCAGTCCAGACTTGAGTCGTACCCTCCCTCATTTTTTCACATTTCAAGGTTAGGCAATGCGAACTTTTATCCTCTACTGTTAgtgcacggtgcagtactgcattGTGCGGTACTGCAAAGGCCATGTGGTACAGTAGGCCTCACATGATACACATGACCTCCGCAGTAGTCGCACGATGCATTACTGCACCGTGCAATAACAAAAGAGGATAACGATCCTAGGCAATGCCATGGGCTATTTTTGTTTAACTTTTTGGAAGGAGTCATTACTAGGCTAGGTGGCCCTCGCACCAACCCGCGCATCTTTATaacacgaaaaaaaaaaaaaaaaaactaaatctattgtttattttcaacaaatttttttttcattgtttttttcaGTTTGATGATGTAGGAATCAAGAACCACGCAGCGGTTTAGTAGAGTTATCTTTAGAAAATGCTCCATACAACAGAACAAATCTCAGAATTGGAATTAGCACATTAAAGAAGGGGAAATAGGACATTTTAAATACTATAAATCTTCTAAAAATTCATCTTCATATTCACTAATTATTTCATTTGTCTCCATAAAATAGCTTCCATGTTGCTAATAAATTGAGTTAATTCAAATCAAAACCCATGATCCAATCCTTGTACGTACTACTCCTACAAATCATGAATTGGGTTATATTAGACTTAGGATATACCATTATCTCAATTAATtaatcttctccttctttcttttcttttttaacatGTATGAGGGAGTGCCTCAACGATATTTCCATTCGTGTGTTTAAAAACTGGATGCTTTCATTTAAGGATAAAGTTTTCATCCACTTATAGAAGTCacttcacccaccatcctagggttcacaaacacATATAGGGTTTTAGGAATAATAAATGCATGCCATCTCCGGCGCACTCCAAACCCGTGGTGAAATCACATGGTCACGTCAACCCTAGAGAAGGGATATTTTACAAACAACGAAAAACTTAGTCCTTTGTTATTAAGTTT
This portion of the Telopea speciosissima isolate NSW1024214 ecotype Mountain lineage unplaced genomic scaffold, Tspe_v1 Tspe_v1.0534, whole genome shotgun sequence genome encodes:
- the LOC122648186 gene encoding WAT1-related protein At1g68170-like, encoding MVMVQAISAGLNVFYKLSTVDGMDTRVLVAYRYMFAFIFLAPFAFFIERKRRPKLTWMVAFQAFLSGFLGGTLAQNLYLLSLNLTSMTFAAAMINLVPNLVPAITYLLAVILRMERLGIKTIAGKAKLVGTAIGIGGAMVMTLYKGHEVIIWSTNIDLTRGLGNAGATTHAAAGNRALGSILAFGCCWCYAIWLIIQTKMSERYPCPLSSTALMCLMGSVQSAILAICVDQKWEEWKLGWNIRLLTVAYSGILASGVMFTLVAWGVRARGPLFVSIFNPLMLLMVAIMGSLFLAEKLHVGSLVGAALIVVGLYGVLWGKGKEMKRMSLVRRPSQDDGEPIE